One Sodalinema gerasimenkoae IPPAS B-353 DNA segment encodes these proteins:
- a CDS encoding CHAT domain-containing protein, whose protein sequence is MNLPPDLQQSYTDTVADDYRALANLLLEADRVLEAQEILDLLKLQELQDYELQNVRGTAETQQGLAMWPAEQAILDQFNQALILGADFNFNFDFEAFINSPEVVAQVEQLQRNARGQNPNPEQLARLQGNLQQAGNAALLYPLVLDDRLELILVTTTDISRHTVPVGRVELNGVIANFRSNIVDPFSNPIPNAQQLYQWLIAPLAEDIDLAGAETILYAADGQLRYIPLAALHDGDQWLTQRYTLNHITAASLMDFSQSDAAPLSILAGAFPAQDLVIEVAGVEQSFNGLPYAQVEVENLQANLPGTVAFFSAGFNRQAIEPRLGDHTIIHLATHGTFKSGHPNDSFIMLGDGDRITLFDLDQWQLPNASLVVLSACETAVSGPELGTGEEILGFGYQIQRTGARAAIASLWLVSDGGTQVLMNGLYGAMQVGLPKAEALRQAQIALITGDYTAVGGRRGDVEVRGGQRETFMGDPLAHPYYWAPFILIGNGF, encoded by the coding sequence GTGAATTTACCACCAGACTTACAGCAATCATATACTGATACTGTTGCTGATGACTATCGCGCCCTAGCCAATCTCCTACTCGAAGCTGATCGCGTCCTGGAAGCCCAAGAAATCCTCGATCTACTCAAATTACAAGAACTCCAAGACTACGAGCTTCAGAACGTTCGAGGTACAGCAGAAACCCAGCAGGGCTTAGCCATGTGGCCAGCCGAGCAAGCAATTCTTGATCAATTCAATCAAGCTCTAATACTCGGTGCTGATTTTAACTTTAACTTTGACTTTGAAGCTTTCATCAACAGCCCTGAAGTGGTGGCACAGGTGGAACAACTGCAACGTAATGCTCGTGGGCAAAACCCCAACCCAGAACAACTGGCACGGCTGCAAGGCAACCTACAACAGGCCGGTAACGCTGCCTTGCTCTATCCTCTCGTCCTCGACGATCGCCTCGAACTAATCCTAGTCACCACCACAGATATTTCCCGCCACACGGTCCCCGTGGGTCGGGTCGAGTTAAACGGAGTCATCGCTAACTTCCGCTCTAATATTGTTGATCCCTTTAGCAACCCCATTCCCAACGCCCAACAGTTGTATCAATGGCTGATTGCTCCCTTGGCAGAGGACATTGACCTAGCGGGAGCTGAAACCATCCTCTACGCCGCTGACGGCCAACTGCGCTACATTCCCCTTGCCGCCCTCCATGATGGCGACCAATGGTTAACCCAGCGCTACACCCTCAACCACATTACCGCCGCCTCCCTGATGGACTTTTCCCAATCAGACGCGGCTCCCCTGAGCATCCTAGCTGGAGCTTTCCCCGCCCAAGATCTGGTGATAGAGGTGGCAGGGGTAGAACAATCGTTCAATGGTCTACCCTATGCCCAGGTGGAGGTGGAGAACCTCCAGGCCAACTTACCGGGGACAGTAGCCTTTTTTAGTGCGGGATTTAACCGTCAAGCCATTGAACCTCGGCTGGGAGACCACACCATTATTCATCTGGCAACCCACGGAACCTTTAAATCTGGCCATCCCAATGACTCTTTCATCATGCTGGGGGATGGCGATCGCATTACCCTCTTTGACCTCGACCAATGGCAATTGCCCAATGCTTCCCTTGTCGTTCTCAGTGCTTGTGAGACGGCAGTGAGTGGACCGGAGTTAGGCACGGGGGAAGAGATTCTGGGGTTTGGGTATCAGATTCAGCGCACCGGGGCCCGGGCGGCGATCGCCTCCCTCTGGCTGGTGAGTGATGGCGGTACTCAGGTGTTGATGAATGGCCTCTATGGAGCGATGCAGGTCGGTTTGCCTAAAGCGGAAGCCCTGCGACAGGCCCAGATCGCCTTGATTACCGGGGACTATACGGCGGTGGGAGGTCGTCGGGGAGATGTAGAGGTTCGGGGGGGGCAGCGGGAGACCTTCATGGGAGACCCCCTGGCTCATCCTTACTACTGGGCCCCGTTTATTTTGATTGGTAATGGGTTTTAA
- a CDS encoding response regulator: MRPKKPKMLVVDDEPDNLDLLYRTFRREFQVYKAESGIQALEVLEKQGEVAVIVSDQRMPEMKGTEFLSKTVTQFPNTVRIILTGFTDIEDLVEAINSGQVYKYITKPWDPNELRGVVQRAADTYELLKQKTEELEWSQAQMAVLATLIEVAQTSADLGSSLQPIADALGENFEADTCVLQLMDGDSLSGTPVCYGEDERIDLGDDPLAKEAIASQSVQGVANVAGDAELGQLESYQTAGVKAHLVLPVVFRQELLALASLQWKSPNAVQENEVEWIHRCTQQMALALTCAKLAS; encoded by the coding sequence ATGCGACCCAAGAAACCGAAAATGCTGGTGGTTGACGATGAGCCAGATAATCTAGATTTGCTCTATCGCACCTTTCGCCGAGAATTCCAGGTTTATAAAGCCGAAAGTGGCATTCAGGCCCTTGAGGTTCTGGAAAAACAGGGCGAAGTGGCGGTTATCGTCTCTGATCAACGGATGCCGGAAATGAAAGGCACGGAGTTTTTAAGTAAAACCGTGACTCAGTTTCCCAATACAGTCCGCATTATTCTGACGGGTTTTACGGATATTGAAGACTTGGTTGAGGCCATCAACTCTGGACAAGTCTATAAATACATCACCAAACCTTGGGACCCCAATGAGTTACGCGGGGTGGTGCAACGTGCCGCCGATACCTACGAGTTACTGAAACAGAAAACAGAGGAACTCGAATGGTCTCAAGCTCAGATGGCGGTGTTAGCCACCCTCATCGAAGTGGCCCAAACCTCGGCGGATCTTGGGTCATCCTTACAACCCATCGCTGATGCCTTGGGAGAGAACTTTGAGGCTGACACTTGCGTTTTGCAACTGATGGATGGGGATAGCCTTAGCGGAACCCCAGTCTGTTATGGCGAAGACGAGAGAATCGACCTCGGGGATGATCCCTTAGCCAAGGAGGCGATCGCCAGTCAGTCCGTGCAAGGGGTCGCGAACGTCGCCGGAGATGCTGAGTTGGGCCAACTGGAGAGTTATCAGACCGCAGGGGTGAAAGCTCACTTAGTGTTACCTGTGGTCTTTCGCCAGGAACTGCTGGCCTTGGCCTCTCTGCAATGGAAAAGTCCCAACGCCGTTCAGGAAAACGAGGTGGAGTGGATTCACCGTTGCACCCAACAAATGGCGTTGGCCTTGACCTGTGCCAAGTTAGCCTCGTGA
- a CDS encoding DUF445 domain-containing protein gives MLHPDVWFLLIPPIAGGIIGYFTNDLAIKMLFRPYRAYHIGKYRLPFTPGLIPRNQERLATRVSDTIMGSLLTPGELQKIARRLLAIERLQGAILWLLKMAQGSLKADPNDKSNKIIAGILRDLVGRSLPRILKVLARREDFLDRQLNQIFDDVLLEFQLTDSQAYQLSDWLMKIALSPNAVRLALIDFLTDRNILIIDESFREKSSGTYWLVANVLGLRNALIRLRNFCLDDREQANKRLEEVIDSLSLQSRLKEFLQNLSLQNLPVSTVRQLRKTLKESVRKYIKTEGRPLFESLSSSVDFENVAQLAITRLQSSSAVNESLEPISYELALVLDRYLEEDLEKIVAQAIPILSIDKVIVDRVNATSPEDLEMAVEGIVKSELQAIVNLGGLLGIFVGLVQSGILLLRP, from the coding sequence TTGTTACACCCAGACGTTTGGTTTCTTCTCATCCCCCCCATTGCTGGCGGAATCATTGGCTATTTCACCAATGATCTCGCCATCAAAATGTTGTTTCGTCCTTATCGGGCCTATCATATTGGCAAGTATCGCTTGCCCTTTACCCCCGGTTTGATTCCTCGAAATCAGGAACGACTAGCAACACGGGTCTCAGATACGATTATGGGGTCTTTGCTGACACCGGGCGAATTGCAAAAAATCGCTCGCCGTCTCCTAGCGATTGAGCGGCTTCAAGGGGCAATTCTCTGGCTGCTGAAGATGGCCCAGGGGAGTTTGAAAGCAGACCCCAATGATAAGAGTAATAAGATTATCGCCGGAATCCTGCGGGATTTGGTGGGGCGATCGCTCCCCCGTATCTTAAAAGTTTTGGCTCGACGAGAGGACTTCCTCGATCGCCAACTCAATCAGATTTTTGATGATGTTCTCTTGGAGTTTCAACTCACCGATAGCCAAGCCTATCAGTTGTCTGATTGGTTGATGAAAATTGCTCTATCTCCCAATGCTGTTCGCCTAGCACTGATTGACTTTTTAACGGATCGCAATATCTTAATTATTGATGAAAGTTTCCGAGAAAAAAGCAGCGGAACCTATTGGTTAGTTGCTAACGTTTTGGGGTTGCGGAATGCTCTAATTCGCCTGAGAAACTTTTGTTTAGATGACAGAGAGCAAGCCAACAAACGGCTCGAAGAAGTGATTGATTCCCTATCCCTTCAATCTCGACTGAAAGAATTTTTGCAAAACCTCTCCCTGCAAAATCTCCCTGTTTCTACCGTGCGACAATTGCGAAAAACCCTGAAAGAGAGTGTTCGCAAATATATTAAAACCGAAGGGAGACCCTTATTCGAAAGTTTAAGTAGCTCCGTTGACTTTGAAAATGTCGCCCAATTAGCGATTACTCGTCTCCAGTCATCCTCGGCGGTGAATGAGTCCTTAGAACCCATTAGCTACGAGTTGGCCTTGGTGCTGGATCGCTATTTAGAAGAAGACCTAGAAAAGATTGTTGCTCAAGCCATTCCGATTTTATCCATCGATAAAGTGATTGTTGATCGGGTAAATGCGACGTCTCCTGAAGATTTAGAAATGGCAGTCGAGGGGATTGTCAAAAGTGAGCTGCAAGCGATTGTCAATCTAGGAGGACTTCTGGGTATTTTTGTGGGCTTAGTTCAGTCCGGAATTTTATTACTACGCCCGTAA
- a CDS encoding tetratricopeptide repeat protein: MANSGKLVGMLAATALWLSAVEGVMAAGRRQIAAPTQGTPGELWLFSDLTTIPAATPLQVIGLETKSLQSKAGLPLPTAPQGPEKVASLSPYAGSKQAETAAVLEVEGQLEDGDEVLQDGSLYDLYTFEVEAGQFVEIRLNSDDFDAYLILVGPDGERVAEDDDGGEGLNALILIQLPQTGRYSVIANAYDAAGRGRYRLTVAAYQWGQERAGASASLGADQISEQGIQQFNRSQFREALCQEVGDRGCEGSVSVSLGNVYFDAGQFEEAIYLYEQSLTIARGIGDRAGEIQALRALANAYSGSQNSQQAAYLYYQFMGVIRENPSISGAVSLLGDAAIFLQNQGYHSQAILVF; encoded by the coding sequence ATGGCTAATAGCGGCAAGTTGGTGGGGATGCTGGCAGCGACGGCGCTGTGGCTGTCGGCGGTGGAGGGGGTTATGGCGGCAGGACGACGGCAAATCGCCGCTCCTACCCAGGGGACTCCAGGGGAACTGTGGCTGTTCTCTGACTTGACCACTATCCCAGCGGCGACACCGTTGCAAGTCATCGGCCTAGAGACAAAGTCCTTGCAGTCAAAGGCTGGGTTGCCCTTGCCAACAGCACCGCAAGGACCCGAAAAAGTCGCCTCTTTGTCACCGTACGCCGGGTCTAAGCAGGCTGAAACAGCAGCCGTACTAGAGGTCGAAGGACAACTAGAGGACGGCGATGAGGTCTTACAGGATGGCAGCTTGTACGATCTGTATACCTTTGAGGTTGAAGCCGGACAGTTCGTTGAAATTCGCCTCAATAGTGACGACTTTGATGCCTATCTGATTTTGGTTGGCCCTGATGGTGAGCGGGTCGCAGAAGATGATGATGGCGGTGAGGGGCTAAACGCTCTTATCTTGATTCAACTCCCCCAAACGGGTCGCTATTCAGTGATTGCTAATGCTTATGACGCTGCGGGGCGGGGACGCTACAGGTTGACTGTGGCGGCCTATCAATGGGGACAGGAGCGTGCAGGTGCGAGTGCAAGTTTGGGAGCTGACCAAATCTCAGAGCAAGGCATTCAGCAGTTCAACCGCAGTCAGTTTCGAGAAGCGCTTTGCCAGGAGGTAGGTGATCGGGGATGTGAAGGCTCTGTATCAGTCAGTTTAGGGAATGTGTATTTCGATGCCGGACAATTTGAAGAAGCGATTTATCTTTATGAACAAAGCTTGACAATTGCACGTGGGATTGGTGATCGTGCCGGAGAAATTCAGGCACTCAGAGCATTGGCAAATGCTTATAGTGGCTCACAAAACTCTCAGCAAGCTGCCTATCTTTACTATCAGTTCATGGGTGTCATCAGAGAGAATCCTAGTATTTCTGGAGCAGTAAGTTTACTAGGGGACGCTGCTATTTTTCTGCAAAATCAAGGTTATCATTCACAGGCTATTCTGGTTTTTTAA
- the pyrF gene encoding orotidine-5'-phosphate decarboxylase — MTAAERIIVPLDVPDLERAIAQLDRLPDVQFWKVGLELFISEGPPILELLKTRGKRIFLDLKLHDIPNTMAGACRSAARYGVDLLTVHATAGRPALQAAQQALREGAEAAHQPLANAIAVTLLTSLNARELAFDLQVPIELPEYALKMALLAQESGLAGAVCSPQEAQQLRQICGPNFLLICPGVRPSWAASGDQQRVMTPKQALDAGASYLVIGRPITLAENPAAAFERICGEL, encoded by the coding sequence ATGACCGCTGCTGAACGTATTATTGTTCCCCTAGATGTCCCGGACTTAGAGCGGGCGATCGCCCAACTAGACCGACTTCCTGATGTACAATTCTGGAAAGTGGGACTCGAACTCTTTATCAGTGAAGGTCCCCCAATCCTTGAGCTTCTGAAAACAAGAGGGAAACGGATTTTTCTGGACCTGAAACTTCACGATATCCCCAATACCATGGCGGGAGCCTGTCGTTCGGCGGCCCGCTATGGGGTGGATTTGTTGACCGTACATGCCACCGCTGGACGGCCGGCCCTGCAAGCCGCTCAACAGGCGTTGCGGGAAGGGGCCGAGGCAGCTCATCAACCCCTGGCTAACGCCATCGCCGTCACCCTGTTAACCAGCCTCAACGCCCGAGAACTGGCGTTTGACCTTCAGGTTCCCATCGAACTCCCCGAATATGCCCTGAAAATGGCCCTATTGGCTCAGGAGTCTGGGCTAGCGGGAGCCGTCTGCTCCCCCCAGGAGGCTCAACAACTGCGACAAATCTGTGGTCCGAACTTTCTGCTCATTTGTCCCGGTGTTCGTCCGTCCTGGGCAGCTTCTGGAGACCAACAGCGGGTGATGACTCCCAAACAGGCCCTCGATGCAGGAGCGAGCTATTTGGTGATTGGTCGTCCCATTACCTTAGCCGAGAATCCAGCGGCGGCCTTTGAGCGTATCTGTGGGGAATTATAA
- a CDS encoding glycosyltransferase family 39 protein yields MFIKLFAWFLLGLGIRLMGLGTLPPWTDECATLAFSLGNSFLEVPLNQLIAPELLLEPLQPSPGARLGEVWQHLMAESTHPPLYFFLTHLWLQPFIGASPERLLWASRAFSALWGALTIPAMYGLGKRAFGSVTVAHLAAALMALSPLGVFLAQEARHYTLAILLAIASFYGFTLALDALVDPNSPARRWMWGWTSLWILVNGLGIAVHYFFGLVPLMQGLVLGNHWLQGRVPRTAKPWRGVAVAALGTAATGLVWLPVWGRFVDSDLTDWVTDGQLGVLDSLGRTLLWLISMVLMAPLDLFVLPLWGLVLGAAGLLLALGALGYLLCRYRGKTRPQVRIYWEVLITGLLLLLGLTYSTGNDLTLAPRFFFPLLPVVLLLMAAMLESAWQRQPKQVFSLGLVALVGSLSVVTNLSYLQNHRGDRLAEMIQNTSDVPVVLATTHKHHGQTGRLQAIAWELRRLNFSPPLAVALAHPDEQHYPTDVLAQELATLSPPFDVWYVNFHAPQVGDLERQNLTAIPIPREQFQSVNGYRYDLVQYR; encoded by the coding sequence GTGTTCATAAAACTTTTTGCCTGGTTCCTCCTGGGGTTGGGGATACGCCTCATGGGCTTAGGAACGTTGCCCCCCTGGACTGATGAATGTGCCACCCTGGCGTTTAGTTTGGGGAATAGCTTTCTGGAGGTTCCCCTAAATCAATTAATCGCTCCCGAGCTGTTGCTAGAGCCGTTGCAGCCCTCTCCTGGGGCGAGGTTAGGGGAGGTTTGGCAGCATTTAATGGCTGAAAGTACTCATCCACCGTTGTATTTCTTTCTCACTCATCTCTGGCTGCAACCGTTCATTGGGGCTTCTCCCGAGCGGTTACTCTGGGCCAGTCGCGCCTTCTCCGCCCTCTGGGGGGCCCTGACGATTCCGGCAATGTATGGCTTAGGGAAACGGGCGTTTGGCTCAGTCACCGTCGCTCACCTGGCGGCGGCGTTGATGGCCCTATCGCCCCTGGGGGTCTTTTTAGCTCAGGAAGCTCGTCATTATACCCTGGCGATTTTACTGGCGATCGCCTCCTTTTATGGCTTTACCCTAGCCCTCGATGCTCTCGTTGACCCCAATTCCCCAGCTCGGCGATGGATGTGGGGTTGGACGAGTCTTTGGATTCTGGTAAATGGCTTGGGGATTGCGGTGCATTACTTTTTTGGCTTGGTTCCTCTCATGCAAGGCTTGGTTTTAGGGAACCATTGGCTCCAGGGACGAGTTCCCAGAACGGCGAAACCTTGGCGGGGGGTAGCTGTGGCGGCGTTGGGAACGGCGGCTACTGGGTTGGTGTGGCTTCCCGTCTGGGGTCGCTTTGTGGACAGTGATTTAACGGATTGGGTAACCGATGGCCAGTTGGGGGTTCTCGACTCCTTAGGGCGAACCCTGTTATGGCTGATTTCCATGGTTTTGATGGCTCCGTTGGATCTGTTTGTGCTACCGCTTTGGGGCTTAGTTTTAGGGGCGGCTGGCTTACTCTTGGCGTTGGGGGCTTTGGGCTATTTGCTATGTCGTTATCGAGGAAAAACTCGCCCTCAGGTTAGGATTTACTGGGAGGTGTTGATCACGGGATTGCTATTACTGTTAGGACTCACCTACAGTACAGGTAATGATTTGACCCTCGCGCCTCGCTTCTTTTTTCCCCTTTTGCCTGTGGTACTACTCCTCATGGCGGCGATGTTAGAATCGGCGTGGCAGCGGCAACCGAAGCAGGTGTTCAGCTTGGGACTGGTTGCTCTGGTGGGAAGTCTGAGCGTGGTGACAAATCTGAGTTACTTACAAAATCATCGCGGCGATCGCCTGGCGGAGATGATTCAGAACACCTCAGATGTGCCCGTAGTTCTCGCCACCACCCATAAGCATCATGGACAGACGGGACGGTTACAGGCGATCGCCTGGGAGTTGCGGCGGTTAAACTTCTCCCCACCCCTCGCTGTTGCGCTGGCTCATCCCGATGAACAGCACTATCCCACAGATGTGTTAGCCCAGGAACTGGCAACGCTCTCACCTCCCTTTGATGTTTGGTATGTCAATTTCCATGCTCCCCAGGTGGGTGATTTGGAGAGGCAAAACCTGACGGCGATTCCGATTCCTCGGGAGCAATTTCAGTCTGTCAATGGTTACCGATATGACCTGGTTCAGTATCGATGA
- a CDS encoding MASE1 domain-containing protein, with protein sequence MSTPLKTFRAWKPLCRIIAIAVIYHLVALVGMRLAVLPGDVATVWVPAGLSLAVMLLWGLRVWPGVFLGAFSTYLILDPTPASLAIGATTAVGNTLTPLIGVKLLQTFIPSRYPFHKTTHVFIFIGIGALLCQLISATFGVTALRIANWITTSEFGYVFVTWWIANATGVIVYAPWILSLYYRWKNGDSLRLKRQGKWEVLEIASWLALFIIVMQFAFFQAYHIEYLVIPLLVWAVFRFPTHITTTVIVITISLAVIGTVQKKSVFVHDDLNRSLLFLDSFIAVISITMLVLIAVLAERSQANQELQQAKQDLEKRVHNRTQELFEANQQLTQQQEDLQKQAESLNETVSQLKKTQAQLIQNETMTGLGQLVAGVAHEINNPIGFIYSNLTPAKEYFEDILELLDLYQSKLPADDPDILEFKEEIDFEFIQQDFMNLMTSMRSGSERIQKIILSLRNFSRLDEAELKCVDIHQGLDSTLLVLQHRLQGETDYPPIQVVKKYGNLPKIECFALYINQVFMNVLNNAIEGIIARQAQEDNAPTGQITIQTKRFSESIVQIFISDNGTGINPHHKSRIFEPFFTTKDVGKGTGLGLYNSYETIVAKHGGSLVCESIPNQETIFEITLPIRSPMA encoded by the coding sequence ATGTCAACCCCTCTCAAGACGTTCCGAGCCTGGAAACCCCTCTGTAGAATTATCGCGATCGCCGTCATCTATCATCTAGTGGCCTTAGTGGGGATGCGATTGGCCGTTCTCCCCGGAGATGTTGCCACTGTCTGGGTTCCAGCGGGATTAAGTCTGGCGGTGATGCTCCTGTGGGGGTTGCGAGTTTGGCCAGGAGTGTTTCTAGGAGCCTTTAGTACCTATCTTATTCTTGACCCGACCCCCGCCAGTCTCGCCATTGGGGCTACAACGGCCGTGGGGAATACGTTAACCCCCCTGATTGGTGTTAAGTTACTGCAAACCTTCATCCCCAGTCGCTATCCCTTTCACAAAACTACTCATGTCTTTATCTTTATTGGCATCGGGGCCCTTCTGTGTCAACTAATTAGTGCCACCTTTGGGGTAACTGCTCTACGGATCGCCAACTGGATTACTACCTCGGAGTTCGGCTATGTATTTGTTACCTGGTGGATTGCTAATGCAACGGGTGTCATTGTCTATGCTCCTTGGATTTTAAGCCTCTATTACCGCTGGAAAAATGGCGATTCATTGCGGCTCAAACGACAAGGAAAATGGGAGGTTTTAGAGATTGCTTCTTGGCTGGCATTATTCATAATCGTCATGCAATTTGCGTTTTTCCAAGCCTATCACATTGAGTATCTCGTGATTCCCCTCTTGGTTTGGGCGGTGTTTCGCTTTCCGACTCACATCACCACCACAGTGATTGTCATTACCATTTCACTGGCAGTTATTGGAACAGTCCAGAAAAAAAGTGTCTTTGTTCACGATGACCTCAACCGATCGCTCTTATTTTTAGATTCGTTTATTGCGGTGATTTCAATTACCATGTTGGTACTCATTGCCGTTCTCGCTGAACGAAGTCAAGCGAACCAAGAGCTGCAACAGGCTAAACAGGATTTGGAAAAGCGGGTTCACAACCGAACTCAAGAACTCTTTGAGGCGAATCAACAGCTTACTCAGCAACAGGAGGATTTACAAAAACAGGCGGAATCTCTGAATGAGACCGTCTCTCAACTGAAAAAAACCCAAGCTCAGTTAATTCAAAATGAAACCATGACAGGCTTAGGGCAATTGGTGGCGGGGGTGGCTCATGAAATCAATAACCCCATTGGCTTTATTTATAGTAATTTGACTCCGGCTAAAGAGTATTTTGAGGATATTTTAGAATTACTCGACCTTTACCAGTCGAAACTTCCTGCTGATGATCCAGATATTTTAGAGTTTAAGGAGGAAATTGACTTTGAGTTTATTCAGCAAGACTTTATGAACTTAATGACTTCGATGCGCTCCGGGTCAGAACGCATCCAGAAAATTATTTTGAGTTTACGTAATTTCTCCCGTTTGGATGAGGCGGAACTCAAGTGTGTTGATATTCACCAAGGCTTAGACAGTACCTTACTGGTGTTGCAACATCGCTTACAAGGGGAGACAGACTATCCTCCGATTCAGGTGGTTAAGAAGTATGGGAATTTACCGAAGATTGAATGCTTTGCCCTCTATATCAATCAGGTATTTATGAATGTATTAAATAATGCTATTGAGGGAATAATCGCTCGGCAAGCCCAGGAAGACAATGCCCCTACCGGACAAATCACAATTCAGACTAAACGATTTAGCGAGTCAATTGTTCAGATTTTTATCTCTGATAATGGGACTGGAATCAATCCTCACCACAAAAGTCGTATTTTTGAACCTTTTTTCACCACAAAAGACGTTGGTAAAGGGACAGGACTAGGGCTATATAATAGCTATGAAACGATTGTCGCAAAACATGGTGGGAGTTTGGTGTGTGAGTCAATCCCCAATCAGGAAACCATTTTTGAGATTACTTTGCCAATTCGCAGTCCCATGGCGTAA
- the hisA gene encoding 1-(5-phosphoribosyl)-5-[(5-phosphoribosylamino)methylideneamino]imidazole-4-carboxamide isomerase produces MDVIPAIDLLGGRCVRLYQGDYDQSQTFSEDPVAMAQQWQDQGASRLHLVDLDGAKEGRPENSAVIEAITRHLSIPVQLGGGLRDRDTVARVLDCGVDRAILGTAAVEQPQLVQQLCQEFPGQIAVGIDARDGSVATRGWLETSEVKATDLAQQMAQYGVAAIIYTDIHRDGTLSGPNREALRELAEAISVPVIASGGMSSVSDLLGLLSLESLGVTGAIIGRALYTGDISLKEAVRAVGEGRWQDVPPDLGSSALA; encoded by the coding sequence ATGGATGTCATTCCCGCGATTGATTTATTAGGTGGCCGTTGTGTCCGCCTCTACCAAGGGGACTATGATCAGTCCCAAACCTTTAGCGAAGACCCCGTGGCCATGGCCCAACAATGGCAAGACCAGGGTGCTAGTCGCCTCCATCTGGTGGATCTCGATGGGGCCAAGGAGGGTCGTCCTGAAAATAGCGCGGTCATTGAGGCCATTACCCGCCACCTGTCGATTCCGGTGCAACTCGGGGGAGGCCTGCGCGATCGCGATACCGTGGCCCGAGTTTTAGACTGTGGCGTTGACCGTGCCATTCTCGGAACGGCTGCGGTGGAACAGCCTCAGTTGGTTCAACAACTCTGTCAGGAGTTTCCGGGACAGATTGCGGTGGGGATTGATGCTCGTGATGGCTCGGTGGCAACCCGCGGCTGGTTGGAAACCTCTGAAGTCAAGGCCACGGATTTAGCGCAACAGATGGCTCAATATGGGGTAGCTGCCATTATCTATACGGATATCCATCGCGATGGAACCCTCAGCGGCCCTAATCGGGAGGCCTTGCGAGAGCTGGCTGAGGCCATCTCGGTTCCGGTGATTGCCTCGGGGGGGATGAGTTCAGTCTCTGATTTATTGGGGTTACTCTCCCTTGAATCCCTGGGGGTGACGGGGGCCATTATCGGTCGGGCCCTCTATACGGGGGATATTTCTCTGAAAGAGGCGGTTCGAGCCGTGGGTGAGGGACGCTGGCAAGATGTGCCCCCGGATTTGGGGTCCTCTGCGTTGGCCTAG
- the ubiE gene encoding bifunctional demethylmenaquinone methyltransferase/2-methoxy-6-polyprenyl-1,4-benzoquinol methylase UbiE, with protein sequence MTMQPDAAEIQQLFDRIAPLYDRLNDSLSFGTHRIWKQMAVNWSGAKTGDRVVDVCCGSGDIALLLAEVVGKTGTVVGIDFSAVQLDVARRRSHQQLRPVDWVQGDALNLPFEENTFDAATMSYGLRNLTDIPQGLGELYRILKPGAAVAILDMHRPQSAGMRAFQQWYLNTLVVPTAQRFRLKEEYAYIAPSLDRFPSGRQQVQLAQSTGFERVVHYPLMGGMMGVLVAHKP encoded by the coding sequence ATGACTATGCAACCGGACGCAGCGGAGATTCAGCAGCTTTTCGACCGCATCGCCCCCCTCTACGATCGCCTGAATGATAGCCTCAGTTTTGGCACTCACCGCATCTGGAAACAGATGGCCGTGAACTGGTCTGGGGCCAAGACGGGCGATCGGGTTGTGGATGTTTGTTGTGGGAGTGGCGATATCGCTCTCCTCTTGGCGGAGGTGGTGGGCAAAACGGGGACTGTGGTCGGAATTGATTTTTCCGCTGTTCAGTTGGATGTCGCTCGTCGCCGCAGTCACCAACAACTGCGGCCGGTAGACTGGGTACAAGGGGATGCCCTGAACTTACCCTTTGAGGAAAATACCTTCGACGCCGCCACTATGAGCTACGGATTACGCAATCTCACCGATATCCCCCAGGGTCTCGGTGAACTCTACCGCATCCTCAAACCCGGAGCAGCAGTTGCTATCTTAGATATGCACCGTCCCCAATCGGCCGGGATGCGAGCCTTTCAACAGTGGTATCTCAATACCCTAGTGGTTCCCACCGCCCAACGGTTCCGCTTGAAAGAGGAGTACGCCTACATTGCCCCCAGTCTCGATCGCTTCCCCAGCGGTCGCCAACAGGTGCAACTGGCCCAGTCCACCGGATTTGAGCGAGTGGTCCATTACCCGCTCATGGGTGGAATGATGGGGGTTCTCGTCGCCCACAAACCCTAA